One region of Armigeres subalbatus isolate Guangzhou_Male chromosome 3, GZ_Asu_2, whole genome shotgun sequence genomic DNA includes:
- the LOC134227977 gene encoding fatty-acid amide hydrolase 2-B isoform X1, which yields MLSYAYAAVDLLLRVFCKGGGIVRLEFHKNMSWAIRRLLRGVMHVFSWFVIPYSYLISVRIRSRKLPPIENPLLRIPAVTLAAKIRTGQIKSEEVVIAYIERCRQVNPFLNAIVQDRFEQALAEARRIDVEVAKGSRSEEQMMAETPILGVPVTIKESLAVKGMSNTGGRKLKNRRIAEQDSPVVEQIRKNGGVILLVSNTPELCLCWETYNKCTGLTKNPYNLKRTVGGSSGGEAALISSAASLIGVTTDIAGSSRLPAAFVGVFGHKPSPFSVSPYGHNPSCEDESWGNFFTPGAMCRYAEDLPLLLKAMHDPSGAPLSLDTVVNLTDINYYYMENDGPTGLTEPIEPDIQAAISNVVNHFNAEKVQLKRLIWALDISICKMLRMKNIETIYTQQRDGQPRTTVAKEMLKYFCGCSDSDLPSVVIGPMQHIVQNYIPSSRLSFLDEQTELLRKDFIELLGTTGVFIYPVFPNTAHRHFEIFHKLVDTSYMMVFNTLGFPAASCMVGLDRNKLPIGVQIVASPGQDHLIFAVAQELERKYGGWVPPPS from the exons AAACATGAGCTGGGCTATACGACGGCTACTTCGAGGGGTGATGCACGTGTTCAGCTGGTTCGTTATACCATACTCGTATCTAATCAGTGTACGTATACGATCTCGCAAGCTACCTCCGATAGAGAATCCGCTATTGCGAATACCGGCGGTAACTCTGGCCGCCAAGATTCGAACAGGGCAAATCAAAAGCGAGGAGGTAGTCATTGCCTACATTGAACGATGCCGGCAAGTCAATCCGTTTTTGAATGCTATCGTTCAGGACCGATTCGAACAGGCCCTCGCAGAAGCCAGACGAATCGATGTAGAGGTTGCAAAGGGATCGCGCAGCGAAGAGCAGATGATGGCAGAAACACCCATTCTGGGAGTGCCCGTAACCATCAAGGAAAGTTTGGCCGTCAAAGGTATGAGCAATACGGGTGGTCGGAAACTGAAGAACAGACGAATTGCAGAACAAGACTCCCCAGTGGTGGAGCAAATAAGAAAAAACGGTGGAGTAATCCTGCTGGTCAGTAATACCCCAGAGTTATGTCTTTGTTGGGAAACGTACAACAAATGCACGGGACTAACTAAAAATCCCTACAATCTCAAACGAACCGTCGGTGGATCATCGGGTGGAGAGGCAGCCTTGATTAGCTCCGCTGCATCACTCATAGGCGTGACCACTGACATCGCCGGTTCATCAAGACTTCCTGCCGCCTTTGTAGGTGTATTCGGACATAAACCATCCCCATTCAGTGTATCCCCTTACGGTCACAACCCCTCTTGTGAGGATGAGTCCTGGGGAAACTTCTTCACCCCAGGTGCAATGTGCCGATACGCAGAGGATCTCCCACTACTGCTTAAGGCTATGCACGACCCTTCGGGAGCGCCCCTTTCCCTCGACACTGTGGTCAATCTGACAGATATCAACTACTATTATATGGAAAATGACGGCCCTACTGGTTTGACTGAGCCTATTGAACCAGACATCCAGGCCGCCATCAGCAACGTTGTAAACCACTTCAACGCCGAGAAAGTTCAACTGAAACGCCTAATTTGGGCGCTAGATATTTCCATCTGCAAAATGCTACGGATGAAGAACATCGAAACCATCTACACCCAACAACGGGACGGTCAACCCAGAACCACCGTTGCCAAAGAGATGCTGAAGTACTTTTGCGGTTGTTCCGACTCCGATCTGCCATCGGTGGTGATCGGCCCCATGCAGCACATTGTGCAGAACTACATTCCCAGCTCGAGATTATCCTTCCTGGACGAGCAGACCGAGCTACTGCGGAAGGATTTCATCGAGCTGCTTGGCACAACAGGCGTCTTCATCTACCCAGTGTTTCCAAATACGGCACATCGCCATTTCGAGATCTTCCACAAACTGGTCGATACCAGTTACATGATGGTGTTCAACACCCTTGGTTTCCCGGCTGCGTCCTGTATGGTCGGACTAGACCGGAACAAGCTCCCCATTGGAGTGCAG aTTGTCGCCAGTCCCGGACAGGACCATTTGATTTTCGCAGTGGCACAAGAGTTGGAACGCAAGTATGGTGGCTGGGTGCCACCGCCTTCGTGA
- the LOC134227977 gene encoding fatty-acid amide hydrolase 2-A isoform X2: MSWAIRRLLRGVMHVFSWFVIPYSYLISVRIRSRKLPPIENPLLRIPAVTLAAKIRTGQIKSEEVVIAYIERCRQVNPFLNAIVQDRFEQALAEARRIDVEVAKGSRSEEQMMAETPILGVPVTIKESLAVKGMSNTGGRKLKNRRIAEQDSPVVEQIRKNGGVILLVSNTPELCLCWETYNKCTGLTKNPYNLKRTVGGSSGGEAALISSAASLIGVTTDIAGSSRLPAAFVGVFGHKPSPFSVSPYGHNPSCEDESWGNFFTPGAMCRYAEDLPLLLKAMHDPSGAPLSLDTVVNLTDINYYYMENDGPTGLTEPIEPDIQAAISNVVNHFNAEKVQLKRLIWALDISICKMLRMKNIETIYTQQRDGQPRTTVAKEMLKYFCGCSDSDLPSVVIGPMQHIVQNYIPSSRLSFLDEQTELLRKDFIELLGTTGVFIYPVFPNTAHRHFEIFHKLVDTSYMMVFNTLGFPAASCMVGLDRNKLPIGVQIVASPGQDHLIFAVAQELERKYGGWVPPPS, from the exons ATGAGCTGGGCTATACGACGGCTACTTCGAGGGGTGATGCACGTGTTCAGCTGGTTCGTTATACCATACTCGTATCTAATCAGTGTACGTATACGATCTCGCAAGCTACCTCCGATAGAGAATCCGCTATTGCGAATACCGGCGGTAACTCTGGCCGCCAAGATTCGAACAGGGCAAATCAAAAGCGAGGAGGTAGTCATTGCCTACATTGAACGATGCCGGCAAGTCAATCCGTTTTTGAATGCTATCGTTCAGGACCGATTCGAACAGGCCCTCGCAGAAGCCAGACGAATCGATGTAGAGGTTGCAAAGGGATCGCGCAGCGAAGAGCAGATGATGGCAGAAACACCCATTCTGGGAGTGCCCGTAACCATCAAGGAAAGTTTGGCCGTCAAAGGTATGAGCAATACGGGTGGTCGGAAACTGAAGAACAGACGAATTGCAGAACAAGACTCCCCAGTGGTGGAGCAAATAAGAAAAAACGGTGGAGTAATCCTGCTGGTCAGTAATACCCCAGAGTTATGTCTTTGTTGGGAAACGTACAACAAATGCACGGGACTAACTAAAAATCCCTACAATCTCAAACGAACCGTCGGTGGATCATCGGGTGGAGAGGCAGCCTTGATTAGCTCCGCTGCATCACTCATAGGCGTGACCACTGACATCGCCGGTTCATCAAGACTTCCTGCCGCCTTTGTAGGTGTATTCGGACATAAACCATCCCCATTCAGTGTATCCCCTTACGGTCACAACCCCTCTTGTGAGGATGAGTCCTGGGGAAACTTCTTCACCCCAGGTGCAATGTGCCGATACGCAGAGGATCTCCCACTACTGCTTAAGGCTATGCACGACCCTTCGGGAGCGCCCCTTTCCCTCGACACTGTGGTCAATCTGACAGATATCAACTACTATTATATGGAAAATGACGGCCCTACTGGTTTGACTGAGCCTATTGAACCAGACATCCAGGCCGCCATCAGCAACGTTGTAAACCACTTCAACGCCGAGAAAGTTCAACTGAAACGCCTAATTTGGGCGCTAGATATTTCCATCTGCAAAATGCTACGGATGAAGAACATCGAAACCATCTACACCCAACAACGGGACGGTCAACCCAGAACCACCGTTGCCAAAGAGATGCTGAAGTACTTTTGCGGTTGTTCCGACTCCGATCTGCCATCGGTGGTGATCGGCCCCATGCAGCACATTGTGCAGAACTACATTCCCAGCTCGAGATTATCCTTCCTGGACGAGCAGACCGAGCTACTGCGGAAGGATTTCATCGAGCTGCTTGGCACAACAGGCGTCTTCATCTACCCAGTGTTTCCAAATACGGCACATCGCCATTTCGAGATCTTCCACAAACTGGTCGATACCAGTTACATGATGGTGTTCAACACCCTTGGTTTCCCGGCTGCGTCCTGTATGGTCGGACTAGACCGGAACAAGCTCCCCATTGGAGTGCAG aTTGTCGCCAGTCCCGGACAGGACCATTTGATTTTCGCAGTGGCACAAGAGTTGGAACGCAAGTATGGTGGCTGGGTGCCACCGCCTTCGTGA